A genomic segment from Triticum dicoccoides isolate Atlit2015 ecotype Zavitan chromosome 1A, WEW_v2.0, whole genome shotgun sequence encodes:
- the LOC119280266 gene encoding uncharacterized protein LOC119280266 → MKGTKLAAILILQAVLVMGVLSHVNADYFPKCCNNCRSFSGVDVCDDAHPKCPKGCSACRVVSTSPEMWRCADMKSTVDGTCGGPCKKY, encoded by the exons ATGAAGGGCACCAAGCTCGCGGCGATCCTCATCCTCCAGGCCGTCCTGGTCATGGGAGTCCTCTCACACGTGAACG CCGACTATTTCCCCAAGTGCTGCAACAACTGCAGGTCCTTCTCCGGGGTCGACGTCTGCGACGACGCCCACCCCAAGTGCCCCAAGGGCTGCTCGGCGTGCCGCGTGGTGTCGACGAGCCCCGAAATGTGGCGCTGCGCGGATATGAAATCCACCGTCGACGGCACCTGCGGTGGGCCCTGCAAGAAGTACTGA